One window of Hylemonella gracilis genomic DNA carries:
- the ruvB gene encoding Holliday junction branch migration DNA helicase RuvB has product MTIQTDDFAPTPRVVSAASASPKEEVIERALRPKLLDEYVGQQKVREQLEIFIGAARKREEALDHVLLFGPPGLGKTTLSHIIAQELGVNLRQTSGPVLEKPKDLAALLTNLEKNDVLFIDEIHRLSPVVEEILYPALEDYQIDIMIGEGPAARSIKLDLQPFTLVGATTRAGMLTNPLRDRFGIVARLEFYTAEELTRIVTRSAKLLNAPMDDQGAVEIARRSRGTPRIANRLLRRVRDYADVKGSGRITQEMAQKALVMLDVDPQGFDLMDRKLLEAVIHRFDGGPVGLDNIAASIGEEAGTIEDVIEPYLIQQGFLQRTPRGRVATLAAYRHLGVAPPQGQANLPGTPDAGLFGA; this is encoded by the coding sequence ATGACCATACAGACCGACGACTTCGCTCCCACGCCGCGCGTGGTGTCCGCCGCCAGTGCTTCCCCCAAGGAGGAGGTCATCGAACGCGCTCTGCGCCCCAAGTTGCTGGACGAGTACGTGGGTCAGCAGAAGGTGCGCGAGCAGTTGGAGATCTTCATCGGCGCGGCGCGCAAGCGCGAGGAGGCGCTGGACCACGTGCTGCTGTTCGGTCCGCCCGGCCTGGGCAAGACCACGCTCTCGCACATCATCGCGCAGGAGTTGGGTGTCAATTTGCGCCAGACCAGTGGTCCCGTGCTCGAAAAGCCCAAGGACCTGGCCGCGCTGCTGACCAACCTCGAGAAGAACGATGTGCTCTTCATCGACGAGATCCACCGCCTTTCACCGGTGGTCGAGGAAATCCTCTACCCCGCGCTGGAGGACTACCAGATCGACATCATGATCGGCGAAGGCCCGGCAGCGCGCAGCATCAAGCTGGACCTGCAGCCCTTCACCCTGGTGGGCGCGACCACCCGCGCTGGCATGCTGACCAACCCGCTGCGCGACCGCTTCGGCATCGTGGCGCGGCTGGAGTTCTACACTGCCGAGGAATTGACCCGCATCGTCACGCGCAGCGCGAAGCTGCTCAACGCGCCGATGGATGATCAAGGCGCGGTAGAGATCGCGCGGCGTTCGCGCGGAACCCCGCGCATCGCCAATCGCCTGTTGCGCCGCGTGCGCGATTACGCGGATGTGAAAGGCTCCGGCCGCATCACGCAGGAGATGGCGCAAAAGGCCTTGGTCATGCTGGACGTGGACCCGCAGGGCTTCGACCTGATGGACAGAAAGCTCCTGGAGGCGGTGATCCACCGCTTTGACGGCGGCCCCGTCGGGCTGGACAACATCGCGGCCAGCATCGGCGAGGAAGCGGGCACCATCGAGGACGTGATCGAGCCCTACCTGATCCAGCAGGGTTTTTTGCAGCGCACTCCGCGCGGGCGCGTGGCCACCCTGGCTGCCTACCGGCATCTGGGCGTGGCACCGCCGCAGGGGCAGGCCAACTTGCCAGGCACGCCGGACGCGGGACTGTTCGGCGCATGA
- a CDS encoding MipA/OmpV family protein: protein MQEDTVAAAGLPRWELGAGVAMVDFPLYRGAAERQRYWLPTPYVQYRGDYLRVDRERMRSPLLESERVEIDISVNGSVPVDSSESRARRGMDDLDPTLEVGPELRWVLLRDERRTARRGDTFIDLRVPLRPVFAVNTDRFDQVGWLTQPTLNLAYKNMAGTGWNLGASTSWLFGDAGYHRYFYDVNPRDATADRPAYQASGGASGRQHTLTLSRMRGDLWFGAFLRRDDLRDAVFADSPLVQRRTDHALGFAMGWVFVRSSERGAPRD from the coding sequence TTGCAGGAGGACACCGTCGCCGCTGCCGGCCTGCCGCGTTGGGAACTGGGCGCGGGCGTGGCCATGGTGGACTTTCCCCTGTACCGCGGCGCAGCCGAGCGGCAACGCTACTGGCTGCCCACGCCCTACGTGCAGTATCGCGGTGACTACCTGCGGGTGGACCGCGAGCGCATGCGCAGTCCCCTGCTGGAGAGCGAGCGGGTGGAAATCGACATCAGCGTCAATGGCTCCGTGCCCGTGGACAGCTCGGAAAGTCGCGCTCGCCGAGGCATGGACGATCTGGATCCCACCTTGGAGGTGGGGCCCGAACTGCGCTGGGTGTTGCTGCGCGACGAGCGGCGCACGGCGAGGCGCGGCGATACCTTCATCGACCTGCGTGTGCCCTTGCGGCCGGTGTTCGCTGTCAACACCGACCGTTTTGACCAAGTGGGCTGGTTGACCCAGCCCACGTTGAACCTGGCTTACAAGAACATGGCAGGCACGGGCTGGAATCTGGGTGCCTCGACGAGCTGGCTGTTTGGCGACGCAGGCTACCACCGCTATTTTTACGACGTGAACCCGCGCGATGCGACCGCTGATCGACCGGCCTACCAAGCCAGTGGTGGCGCCTCGGGGCGACAGCACACGCTGACTCTGAGCCGCATGCGTGGCGATCTGTGGTTTGGCGCCTTCTTGCGCCGCGATGACTTGCGCGATGCGGTTTTCGCCGACAGCCCGCTGGTGCAGCGCCGCACTGACCATGCCCTTGGCTTCGCCATGGGTTGGGTTTTCGTGCGGTCGTCGGAGCGGGGCGCGCCTCGCGATTGA
- a CDS encoding lysoplasmalogenase, producing the protein MPVPERREPPASRAVKALVALQFLAILAGALSFLSPPTPPAQPGTQALGEAIVWLLALGTGLWSAKALLQGRITVVELLYIDAAVLATACAALSLTDEHRIFKPLPMLLALAWTAQAWTRGRLSRGTGLSLLLAQGCSLAGDVFLMLPGPYFLEGLLSFLLAHLAYLVLFRRGLPWFPSRPALVLPLLLGALVYAGLWRHGLPSALHGPVGAYVVVIALMAAQALGRAATRRTSGALLVATGAVFFMASDYLLAVNKFVMPLPLAPLWVLSSYFVAQWLIVRGWLHAPD; encoded by the coding sequence ATGCCCGTCCCCGAACGCCGCGAGCCTCCCGCCTCCCGCGCCGTCAAGGCCCTCGTCGCCCTGCAGTTCCTCGCCATCCTGGCGGGTGCGCTGTCCTTCCTGTCACCACCGACGCCCCCGGCGCAACCGGGTACTCAGGCCCTGGGCGAAGCCATCGTCTGGCTGCTGGCCCTGGGCACGGGACTGTGGAGCGCCAAAGCGTTGCTGCAAGGACGCATCACCGTGGTGGAACTGCTCTACATCGACGCCGCCGTGCTCGCCACGGCCTGCGCCGCCTTGTCGCTGACCGACGAACACCGCATCTTCAAGCCCTTGCCCATGTTGCTGGCCCTGGCCTGGACCGCGCAAGCCTGGACACGTGGCCGCCTGTCACGGGGCACGGGGCTCAGCCTGCTGCTGGCGCAGGGCTGCTCCCTGGCGGGCGACGTGTTCCTGATGCTGCCGGGCCCGTATTTTCTGGAAGGCTTGCTGAGCTTTCTGCTGGCGCATCTGGCTTATCTGGTTCTTTTCCGACGCGGACTGCCCTGGTTTCCCAGCCGGCCAGCCCTGGTGCTGCCGCTGCTGCTCGGCGCCCTGGTGTACGCCGGGCTCTGGCGCCACGGCCTGCCTTCGGCCTTGCACGGCCCGGTGGGGGCCTACGTGGTGGTGATCGCACTCATGGCAGCGCAAGCGCTGGGTCGGGCGGCGACACGCCGGACCTCAGGTGCGCTGCTGGTGGCGACGGGCGCGGTTTTTTTCATGGCCAGCGACTACCTGCTGGCGGTCAACAAATTTGTCATGCCCCTGCCGCTGGCGCCGCTGTGGGTGCTGTCCAGCTACTTCGTCGCGCAGTGGCTGATCGTGCGCGGCTGGCTGCACGCGCCGGATTGA
- a CDS encoding ABC transporter substrate-binding protein, with the protein MRLHRILLACGMALSVNLALAAEVEVLHYWTSGGEAKSAAELKKIISGKGHTWKDFAVAGGGGDNAMTVLKSRVVSGNPPAAAQIKGPAIQEWAQEGVLANLDEVAKAEKWDSLLPGVVANVMKYKGAYVAAPVNVHRVNWVWANPEVLKKAGVAGMPSNYDEFFAAADKIKKAGFIAVAHGGQNWQDFTTFESVVLGVGGAKFYQDALVKLDPKAIDSATMKKSFETFRKIKGYTDSAAPGRDWNLATAMVMQGKAGFQFMGDWAKGEFIAAGKKPGKDFLCAAAPGTANAFTFNVDSFAMFKLKDPGAQKAQAALAAAIMSPDFQEVFNLNKGSIPVRLNMSMAKFDDCAKLSSKDFVATAKNGGLVPSVAHGMAIAPATEGAIKDLVSQFWNDDKITVDEGVKRLLAAARTNP; encoded by the coding sequence ATGAGACTCCATCGAATTCTGCTGGCCTGCGGCATGGCCCTGTCCGTCAACCTGGCCCTGGCGGCCGAAGTTGAAGTGCTGCATTACTGGACATCGGGTGGCGAAGCCAAGTCGGCGGCCGAGCTCAAGAAGATCATCAGCGGCAAGGGCCACACTTGGAAAGACTTTGCCGTGGCCGGCGGCGGCGGCGACAACGCGATGACCGTGCTCAAGAGCCGCGTGGTCTCGGGCAATCCGCCCGCGGCCGCGCAGATCAAGGGCCCGGCCATCCAGGAATGGGCGCAGGAGGGCGTGCTGGCCAATCTGGACGAAGTGGCCAAGGCCGAGAAGTGGGACAGCCTGCTGCCCGGTGTCGTGGCCAATGTCATGAAGTACAAAGGCGCCTACGTGGCGGCGCCGGTGAATGTGCACCGCGTGAACTGGGTCTGGGCCAACCCCGAGGTGCTGAAGAAGGCTGGCGTGGCCGGCATGCCGAGCAACTACGACGAGTTCTTCGCCGCGGCCGACAAGATCAAGAAGGCTGGTTTCATCGCCGTAGCCCATGGGGGCCAGAACTGGCAGGACTTCACCACCTTCGAATCGGTGGTGCTGGGCGTGGGCGGCGCCAAGTTCTACCAGGACGCGCTGGTCAAGCTGGACCCCAAGGCCATTGACTCGGCCACGATGAAGAAGTCCTTCGAGACTTTCCGCAAGATCAAGGGCTACACCGACAGCGCCGCGCCGGGCCGTGACTGGAACCTGGCCACCGCCATGGTGATGCAGGGCAAGGCCGGATTCCAGTTCATGGGCGACTGGGCCAAGGGTGAGTTCATCGCGGCCGGCAAGAAGCCGGGCAAGGATTTCCTCTGCGCCGCGGCCCCGGGCACGGCGAACGCCTTCACCTTCAACGTGGACTCCTTCGCCATGTTCAAGCTCAAGGACCCGGGCGCGCAGAAGGCCCAGGCCGCCCTCGCCGCGGCCATCATGAGCCCGGACTTCCAGGAGGTGTTCAACCTCAACAAGGGTTCCATTCCCGTTCGCCTGAACATGTCCATGGCCAAGTTTGACGATTGCGCCAAGCTGTCCAGCAAGGACTTCGTGGCCACGGCCAAGAACGGCGGCCTGGTGCCCTCGGTCGCGCACGGCATGGCCATCGCCCCGGCCACCGAAGGTGCGATCAAGGACCTGGTGAGCCAGTTCTGG